GCATTCGGGAAGCACCAGTGCGTACCAGCGTAAAACCTCCGCCGAACAATGATGGCGGACGTACGCAATCGAGATGCTCACGCGCGTAAAATTGACAAGCAGCTTCCGCCGCGCACCGCACACGAACCCGGCGGCCGTGCCGAGCAATGCCGGATGTCCGGGGGCCTCATCTCAAAGCGGTTTTATCCTCGATGGGTTGCGGGATGGATACACCAAACCGATCGATTCGTTACACCGCATACGTGCCCGGGTGGTCGGGCTGCCTCGGTATAATCAGCTTACCGGGACGGGAAAGCGGGCAAAATTATGCATTTGAGTCGAGAAAACAGTTCGAAACAATTGAACAAAAGCTAACAATGTAAATCAACCGAAGTAAGTGAAGTAAAACTGTTTGCTACTGTTATTATGCATTTATTAGCACCGGGCAAGACATTTCATGACACATTCGCCTAGAGTTATACAATTTGCATCACAAAAGATTCGTATTTACTATACAAGTGCtcgttatttttaattttcataatttaaatataattaaatatattcttattcaaaatatttaacatATTGCCATGTCACCCAAATGTGGGTGACATCGAATATTTCCAGATGTTCGCGTCACCCATACTTGGGTGACGCACTTGTACACTTTGAATCAGATTTTAAGCATTTCTTATACGAAATCAATGAAACAATCGTCTGTACAtgggtaaaaaaaaattatttcttctaaaacaTCTTATAATTGACGTATTAGTGGATCGAATACATATTTCTACATATTGATCCACATTAAAATTTGACATTTCTACATTTAAAGCAGAGAGTACGTAATTTTAAACTAACAAACTAGTatgattttgattttatttctataAAATCTGGAAATAAGAAATTGAATTCCTTAATCAGTCACTATCAGTGGTAGTTTTAGACAACTCAAAAGGATTTTATTTAATCAGTATTTCATTTCcgttttaacaatttttgttgaaGTTTCTTACATTCTGAACGACAATATTCCACCAATGTGTGAATTGTAACACatatttttcctctttttttactttaattgtTTCATATTGTTTCAAAAAAGTTTTCTATTTGAATTACTATATTGTTATATATCATTGAAGATACATTTACAACCGTTGTCCTCAGCATTTTATGTAAAATTGTCCATCTTTGAAGTTAAATATTGGTTTCTATTGTTTTAGGTCTTTAGGTCTTAGGTCTTTTAAATATCTCGTATCGCCTGATTGTAtgcaattattatttactAGGTGACACAATTGTGGACACTTTAGGACActgataataaattaaaatgttaagGAAAAGATTCAAAGGCTCTTCTAAATAAGTTAAACCCATACTTATGTGCAACAATAGTAcatttatgttgcttttttatcaaattcaattcattaACTATAAAAACAAGCCTTTATCACACATGTATATTTATAAAGAAAACTTTGCTTCACAAATTGCATACCTCTAGGCGCAAACGAGTATATTCTGCCAAAATTAAGCCAGCTTTAATgttgtttgcttaaaaatTCTTATATTACTCCTTTCCTTCACTGAATTAAAACCGTTCAATGCCGATACGGTGAACCAGTGCCCAACCCACTGGTGAAAATTCCTTCAGAGGGTCCGAATGTACAACTTCCACTCGCTCTGCGTGTAGCAGTAGCAATTGTTCGTGcaaataattaacaaattaacgGACAGGCAAATGGACGGGTGCCATTGAGGCTGCATAAATTTGTCAACCATTCCCCGCCCTGCCACCCTTTCTCCAATTTCTCCTTCCCGCCCCCTAATTCTGCTTCTTCCCTCGCTCGGTTGTGATGTGTATATTAGGCACCCGGTGGAATAGCGCACGGCAGACACTGACAGCTGTGTGACAGTTATGATGACGGCATGAGACCGGCGGTGCAAAACCAACGTTGAAACTTTGTATGCATACggctttcgtttgcttcgtttcGCAGTACGGCAGTGCCAGACTCCGGGGCACCGATCAACCGATGAAGGCGAAGGCGAATAAAGCGGGTTCCCTTCTGTTGTTGGCGAAGAAGAGGGTGACGGTTGCCGCGGAGGCAAGACAAAatgatgaatgttttaaaataatttgctATGTTTTACCCCGTCATGTTTCGTCAAATGGGTACCCTTCTTCTCCCCACCCTGCCAATACATCCaacgcagcagcaaaaaaaaacacgcgcgCGGTGGTTATGTTTATGTACacgccaaacaaaaacatacattaCACCACCGGCCCTGTTCGCATCGTGGTGTGGCGACTCGGTTTGGCGAATGTGTGTGAAGGGCGTGGCCCAACCATCCCTTGCTACGGGTTGCACACTGCACGCGATTGGCCGCGTACGCTAggggttgcgttttgtttgcgcAAATATTTTCCTACACAAACGGTGCGCCGTCGCGCACTCACACGCATCCACCCCTTTGCATCCGCATCCCGCACACAACCATGTGCAAAGGACCGCTAAGGCTCCCGAGCGCTATCGAAGATAGAGAGCGAAGATGAGAGATCGAAAGAGAGCAAGCGAGAAACAGAGAAGCAGCGAGGGAGCAAGCGAGAGCGAGCAGTGCGGAGTATGGCACATACGTTAAAGGAAAATGGAGTGCGAGTGAGAGAGCACGTGACAGAGCGAGAGTGCTAGTGCTGTTTGTGCAATTCTGGGAGCTGTTTGGCAGCGTtcattggtttgttgtttttctcgtgtttgtgtgttgttgttgctgttgtttttcctcaacgttaatgttgttgttgcctctCCTCGCTGCacgaatgtttgttttcgccCCGGTCAACCCCTGCGCGCCACCCGTACGCTCACGGGGCAGGAAAATATGCCCGAGCCCAGCCAACAAGGGGCCACAGCGACCGTCGTCCCCGGGGTTGGTGTTAGATCGCGCGTATCCTGCGTACGGTGCGGAGTGTGACGCGTTCGCTTTTCGTGATCGAGATTTTCCACAGCTTCCAGTGCGGTGCAGTGTGTACAGGGCACCGAGCTCTAGTGACTACGGTGTTGGCTTCACAGTGCTTGCTTCCAGTGCCAGTGGTCCGGGACGGGTTTATCAAAGCAGACGACAATCAAAGCAAATCAAAGCAGCACGCAACAGGGACTGGTGTTGGTGTATTACAGCAGTGTTACGTCGTGAATTTGcccagaaaaacaaacaaaacattcacacCGAAACCCCCTCCGCCTTGTTGGGCCTTCACCTCCTTCCTCCCCCTAAAAACGGGCGGCAACATGTTGAACGTGTGTGCGGATCTGGTGCAGTTTGACCAGTACAGTCTCCAGCTGTACAACTACGCGATGGTGGAGCGCTTTCGCTCGAACCAGTTCTTCAACTACGGTAACTTTGTGGCGGACACCCGGACACTGTCCCGATTCTTCAAACCCTCGCTGCCCCCCAACCCGGTCGATgcggcggcagcagcggcgGCGGCCGCAGCGGCAGCCGCGGCCGGCAGTGCCCTGCTCGCGGACGCCAGCAAACTTTCCTCCCAGGCCCCGAAGCCCCAGTACAGCTACATCGGCCTGATAGCGATAGCGATCCTCAGCTCGCCGGAGAAGAAGCTCGTCCTGTCCGACATCTACCAGCACATCCTGGACAACTACTCGTACTTCCGGAGCCGCGGTCCGGGCTGGCGGAACTCGATCCGCCACAACCTGTCGCTGAACGACTGCTTCATCAAGGCGGGCCGGAGTGCCCACGGCAAGGGCCACTACTGGGCGGTGCATCCGGCGAATGTGGAGGACTTCCTCAAGGGGGACTTCCGGCGGCGGAAGGCCCAGCGCAAGGTGCGCCGCCACATGGGTCTGACGTCCGACGACGACATCTACGACAACAGCAGCCCGCGCCAGTTCTTTCCCGCGATCAACTCACCGCCCCACGCACCATCCCAGCAGGGACCCCCAGCTCAGCCGCCGTCGGGCGCGACCGTACTGCCCCCGCATCCGGTACTGGCCAACCCGGCGCTCTACCTTGGCCCGGGCTCGACCGCATCTGCGACGGCCACCTCAGCGGCAGCGGCCGCGGccgcagcggcagcagcagcggccgcCGCAGCTGCCGCCGCTAGCTCCAGCACAGCCGCCGCAGCCGCCGCCGCTGTCGGAGGTGGAGGAGGTGGCGGAGGTGCGATAGGAAGCGTACCACCGCCGCCGGCACCGTCGGCCAGCAAGCTGGCGCTGGTCGGACTCGGTGATCCGGTCGATCATCATctgcatcatcagcatcaagCCGCCGCCCTcctgcatcatcatcaccagcagcagcagcagcatctccatcagcaccatcatcaacatcaacaccatcaccatcaccatcaccaccatcatcaaacAACGGCTGCGGCCATCATCATGCGCAACACGATGGAGAGCTTCTCCCGCAAGCGCCAGTTCGACGTCGAGTCGCTGCTCCGACCGGACGACGGTGCGGACGAACGCGAACCGTACGAGCTCCGGCGGCCACGGCTCTGTTCGCCCGCCAGCTCCAGCCAGAGCCCTTCGCCGTTACCACCGTACACGGCCCAGGCACTGGTACTGTCCGGACCGAAGACGAGCCCGATCCAAATGCAGCCGTCCGGCGGTAAAACACCCCAACAGTGAACCCACTGCAGAAAACCCCgcgaaaagagagagagatagcgagaaagagagaggtagagagaaagagaaagtatTTCCTTGATCTCAAGTACGTGTTTCGCTTACAATGATCCCCAAAACGTGTACACTCCTTCACGAATTCCCTAAAATCGCTTGTACTGTtgctggtgccgtgaccaggatcttCCCTTTAAAAGCAGTCACCTCACAGGAAAATCACACTGCTTTCCATACTTTTCACTCTCTATCAACGTTCTCTATCAACCCCTTTGCCACCTACACAAcccctttgtttttttgtggaaatGAAACATACTGTGAGAGGGAGAAAAGGAGATAGCTAGAGGCAAAGGCagataaaacaagaaaaaaaagcaacacactaTTATAAATGTATATTAAACTATGACGCGCATCTTCAAATCGCGTTTATTGAATGTGACTGTTAGCCATTGATGTGAAACGATCCGGATGGGAAACATGTAATAGGATCATCCCGCTACCCGCACCACCCCCTTTCCACCCTTTTGCCCGGGAGGCTATTCCCGGGAGGAAATGTGCTTCCTTTTGCCGAACCGCGTCCCTCGCACTAACGCCACCCGGGATTATAAAGTATATCAAACAATTATAATGAAAAGCCATCGCGCTGTTCGGTCCCTGGGTTGGGAGCGAACACAAACCACACTACAACCCCCGTGTCTTGTAAGccgattttcctttcttctgttccttcctttcttttgcCCTTTTCCtcttacttttttttgcatccagCATCCTTCGAGTTGTTGGTGGTTTTTCTAGTGGCAAAACCGGGGAGCGGCTAAGGTGTGGCCGTAAGCTCGTCAGTGCAGAAATTAATTTCGATATCAAAAGAAGGATTAGGAGGCGGTCCACCCTTCCAGCTCCTGGGGAGGTTGATTAATTTTCTCAATTTTTCCCGGGGTTGGgggttggcttttttttcttctcttttcaaTGCTTCCTACTCCGTCATTTTCTCGCTCCCATGTGGGGGATGGATTTTCCCGAACCGGTATGGTTTCCttttgtgcgtgcgtgtatggGCGAGAGTCCTTATAGCTTCCGCGTACAATCATTTAGTAAGGATGATAAAATTAGATGCACGAAGTAAGGGAAGGCGTAAGGGAATGCGGAAGGGTGTAGTTCAGATAAGAATGTTCCTTCTTCTCCCCTCCCACCATCCCCCAACATTCCCTGCTAATAGCCACCCAATGTTTCGTGTGTTACTGTATGTCGATGTCTAGACCTCTCCACCTTCCTCAACTTGTTCGCCCATCCAAAAGCTCgctccaaaccaaaaaaaaggggggtttTATTTGTGTAGGCTGTTCGTTGGCACTCTTACGTCTATGTAATAATGCTTCACACCAATTTGTTACACTGCCACCGATACTGGCCAGGCAAAAACATTCGAACGATcggaaaaaacagaaaaacaaaatattatattaacCTAATTCCTTctccaacaaaaaacccaaaaatccACACCGGATGCGTGTTTAGTGTTTTTTATTCctacgtgtgtatgtgtgtgagtgtgtgtgtgtgtgtatgattctGTGAATGTGAGTGTGAATGTGTGATATATATTAAGGAAACACATCCGAAAGATTCCTTTCTTTCTGAGGGTTTTCTAGCGGTTGTCCACGAATTCTGCAAAAGTTCTTCAAGAAATTCTTCAAGAAATCAAGAAAATTCTGGTGGAGTAGCATTGGGACTCATCacatttttattcgtttctCAGTGTGTTGTGCGGTACATTTATAAATATCAGACTGCATTCCAAGAATTCCATTAAAATTCTCTACTAGCCAGGTTCCGTTTCGTCGTCTAAGTCATCCTCAATAGAGTCATCACTAGATATGAAGTGTTTCCTCCGACAACTCCTCCAACGAAAATGCGGCAGgcagtgaaaaaacaaaagacaaaaCCATACATTAGAAAGCTGCAAGTGACGCTTGACCGAAGGGACGACACGTCCAAGCCCGACCCGGTAGCGGTTCTTCCTCGCCTGCGAAAAGATAAAGAAAGATCACCTGCAAAGAGAGAACCCCCATTCTACAGccccacaaacaaacagaaaggcACAAAAAGGATTCGCTATGCTCATTTTGGGTGCCAACGACAGATAGTCAACAGTATCACAGCGGTTTCGAAGTTAGTAGCTGGGGTGGTTTGGTCGTATCGGTAAGAGTAACCTACCCTGCGTAATGCTCCACAGTTCGGACGAGGTGAAAACACCGGTCGGTGCGATAAAGTCGTAGCTAAACACCTTGTTGCTTGTGGtggttttggaaaatttgcGCGAGCTGTTGTGCGATTTTTCACTCT
This window of the Anopheles moucheti chromosome X, idAnoMoucSN_F20_07, whole genome shotgun sequence genome carries:
- the LOC128307315 gene encoding forkhead box protein fkh-2, with the translated sequence MLNVCADLVQFDQYSLQLYNYAMVERFRSNQFFNYGNFVADTRTLSRFFKPSLPPNPVDAAAAAAAAAAAAAAGSALLADASKLSSQAPKPQYSYIGLIAIAILSSPEKKLVLSDIYQHILDNYSYFRSRGPGWRNSIRHNLSLNDCFIKAGRSAHGKGHYWAVHPANVEDFLKGDFRRRKAQRKVRRHMGLTSDDDIYDNSSPRQFFPAINSPPHAPSQQGPPAQPPSGATVLPPHPVLANPALYLGPGSTASATATSAAAAAAAAAAAAAAAAAAASSSTAAAAAAAVGGGGGGGGAIGSVPPPPAPSASKLALVGLGDPVDHHLHHQHQAAALLHHHHQQQQQHLHQHHHQHQHHHHHHHHHHQTTAAAIIMRNTMESFSRKRQFDVESLLRPDDGADEREPYELRRPRLCSPASSSQSPSPLPPYTAQALVLSGPKTSPIQMQPSGGKTPQQ